From the Lactuca sativa cultivar Salinas chromosome 9, Lsat_Salinas_v11, whole genome shotgun sequence genome, the window AGGTAGTAGGTAGAAATAATACAAAAATAATCCAACTTACTAACCCTTATTTATTGAACCACTATAGTTACTAGCACTCAAAAATCTACGATCAAGATCATGTTACAAATCCAAGGATCTCTTTATTCATTCATTTCACATTTGAAAAAGGTTTTGCATTTATGATAttctataatatataaatatagatATAATATAATTATATGAGGTGCTTGGAAAACCAATTGAGCATGTCTGTGTGAGCCTCCTCGGCACTCCTGATAGCAGATTCATCATCGTCCTTGTATCTGGAAGCCCATCCATGACCAACGCCCCGGAATATCTTCACAAAGCTCTCCACCTGTATACCACAATACAATTCCTTCAAATTTTCATTATTAATTAGATAAATACAATTTTACCACTTTATTTTAACAAAGCTCCACAAGTTATTTTTCACCGTTATTATTCCCAGTTACCCAGTTTCAAAAAAAGCAAGATACACAAGAACAACAAACTATAATCGACTCTACCATTTTCTTAATTTATTATAATAAGGATTTATATCAATCAAGATTTAGTAACAAAACAAAAGCATTTCGCATGTTCCCATTTTAATCTCTGAGACTGAGAGTAATTtactgaagaaatgtattttaaacGTCGAAAATAGTTTAACCACTACACAAAATATAGTTAAGCGGTGAAAATATAATTGTTGTTCTGTATTTTTTCCCAAAAAACACTCTTTTTTTATGTATAGAAAGTTAGGTCCATGGAATAAAAGGAACTTACTTGTGGTTTTGCTGCTAAAATTTTCCGATAATGCTCCACTTCTTCTTGTGGGCATAGTTGGTCAAGCTCACCACCTAAAATGGCAACTGGGACCCTCACCTCTAAAAAAACATTTCGGGCCgggtcataaaataaaataataaaaatcctTGGTTGCTTATTTATTAGAGTAAATTGTACGAATGGTCTATATGGTTTGGATAATTTGGATGCTTGGtctttaatttattttgttaactCGAAAGgttcctactatttgtttttattacacgtttggtccccaCTTTTTTATACGCGCTTGGTCCTTGTTTTacataaaaatactattatttaaatagggaaaaatgatgggtaggtaaggtaaggtgaggggtggagttggaggtgtgtttatttaaataaattaaaaaaaaaaaaaaaagcaaaatagTGTTTTTAGGTAAGATGGAAAACAAAGgttcctactgtttgtttttattacacgtttggtccctattttTTTATATGCGCTTGGTCCTTGTTTTacataaaaatactattatttaaatagggaaaaatgatgggtaggtaaggtaaggtgaggggtggAGTTgaaggtgtgtttatttaaataaatttaaaaaaaaaaaagcaaaatagTGTTTTTAGGTAAGATGGAAAACAAAGgttcctactgtttgtttttattacacgtttggtccctattttTTTATACGCGTTTGGTCCTTGTTTTacataaaaatactattatttaaatagggaaaaatgatGGGTacgtaaggtaaggtgaggggtggagttgggggtgtgtttatttaaataaatttaaaaaaaaaatgcaaaatagtGTTTTTAGGTAAGATGGAAAACAAATTCATAAGAAAAACAAACAGTAAAGACCTttcgaattaaaaaaataagttaggaaccaaacccacaaattaccctaaactatagggaccatttgtgtaatttactctatttattattattattattattattattattattattattattattattattatccggGACTCCAAACCAAAGAAATTAAATggggaaaaaataaataaataaacgtaCCATTAACATCATTGTATGACAAGCGACCTGGGTGCAATATAACCGCCGCCTTAATGTCCTCATATTTTGCGAGTTTGATGACCATCATCCCTGACACatgataaattaattaattaattaactgTGAACAAACTTAATCAGTTTCTTATCCCACACACACAAACATCGaacaattttcatttaatttcaatcaaacacaccATTAATTTCTTTTTAAACAACTTTCATTTAATGCCCTCCTCCACAATTAATGTAATCTTATGTACACAAAGAAGAAATTAACATACCTCCCCAGCAAAAACCTGCAGCCCCTACAGCAGATACTCTAGTTTTAAGTTCAGCAATTATCTTCAATGCGTTTTCACATCCTTTTTCCTATAAAAATGCATCAAAGTGGTATAATTATGATAAAGTTACATACTACGCTTCCTTCCTTGCATCTATTATTTCCTTAAAATTATTCTTAGCATTTAATATATGTATTATCAATAAACTAATAACTTTTTGTTCAAGAATAGCTACTACATCTAGAATATTATTAACATAGTAGCAATCATTAAGCTAAAAGAGTGAATGAAAATTGAAAAGAATGATGAGAAATTTGAGAACTAACTGGAGGATGATTAGGTAACCAGTTTTCTCGGAGTTGTGGAGGCATCGTGCTGTAATAACAATCCCCAAAGAAGAAATCAGGAACGACAATCAGGTATCCAGTATCACCCATTTTGTCAGCCAGTTTCctgtttatataaaaaaatgttaataaTTAACATTTAACAAATAAACACTTAGGTGCTAATTCCTTTTGATGTGAGGATATGCAAAGAAATACCATTACCAATAACATCTTATTTTGTAGACAAGGCCTAAAAACCCAAACCACAAAATACCTATGTGTTGGTTTTCTCTTTGTGTATGTCATGTTTTGGCTCTTTACATCTCACATAACGCTTATGGTTTGCATAAATAGTAATTCCTTTTCTCACAATTACCTTAGCATAACTCCTTCATAGCCTGCATAcgtattattagaaagaaaatttCAATTTTCTAGTCTACAAAATTGaacttaaaaaagaaaaaagaagtttTTAAGAatttacatatttcaaaattgaatttccctaaaaaaaaaaaaagtagcacACATACTTATATTCTTTTCAGCGATAATAAGTTAATAACATATATGTAAATTGAAATTTGTGTAAGTACTTCACAAGTTTTGGTTACATTTTGCTACTATTATCAGGAAAAAAATGTAAGTACACAGAAAAAAGTCGAAGTACTTCGCTTTTgggtaaaaaataaaatacatgaCTATGTGGTAACGATAACCATTGTAAACTACGTTGCTAGTAATACGCAGTTTCCTATTTGGATTATGGATTTGTATAAACTTTTCAGGGGTTTGTTATTCTGAAAATTAGTCCAGCAAACGTCAATCGGGCGCTTTTAAAATAACAAAACatgtatttttataaatttaacaGCATTAATTTATTGTCTAAAGTCAGAACTTATGGTTTCTATTACGTAAACTTAACAAATCCACAAACAGTTTTGTAGTTGAATATTTAATGGGTTGAGACCAAATCAAAAAATTGACTCATCTTTCATGTCCAAAGTGACATATTATTGTTAGAATTAAGTACAAGAGAAAACCAATATGGAATTTAGTAGAAATAATAAATGAGTGATGGATGATGAGTAGTGAAATTATACCGAAAGCATCAGAAGCAAGAAGGATGGCTCGATCGGAAGAGCGATTCCCAGTAATATACGCTTTCAGTCCTCCGATTTCTTCGACGCTCCCTTTTCCAAAAACACTGTTCACCTCCGGTGGATTCGCACTGCATTCTggtcccgacatctttccagaaacACCAGCATCTTCAACAAACTTTGAAGAGATACGTATTTAATTAAGGCTCCATTTTTTTTGACCATTTTTGGAGCCTAGTCTACCATTCTTGAGTGAATTTACaggaatggtccctgtggtttggaaTAACTTTTATGTTTGGTCCATAACTTTAACAGAAAACTGCCAGAATAGTCCCTATTGTTAGCTTAAAATCCCCGTTTTGGTGCAAAAAGATTGTTTTGGTGCAAAAAGATTTAGACTAGTATTAGAGGTCTAaactttttattttgttattaGTTTGGTCAAACTAGttttgaacttttttataatgataattttgcctttatctttttttttctttttcaattttattgttaaattttttaatactttgattaaaataaataaaaaacaaaagagAAAATATACACACTCCTCATTTTTTATGTATCTTTTTTTTGTTAGAAGTCCAACACTTAACATCACCATCAACATCagaaccacaaccaccaccaccataagCCGCCGCCGCCGGTTGTAGCGTCACCGGTTACAACGACGATGCAACTGTTTTCACCACCGAAAGGAGTGAGATGCAGAGAGAAATAGAGGCGAAAAAAATATAACGCCGCCCTAATCACTTGTCGGAAAATCGTTTCACCCCCAACCTGCTGGAGGCATCAATACCATCACAGCTCCTAACCTTAACGCCATCACTATCGTCTGAAACACTAACCCTTGTTTCGACGTTCTTGTACCCTAGCAAACTAGAATGTCGACGCCAGAACCCTAGACTTCTCCGACGAGGGTTTCGTAGTGGGATGTTCATAGCAGCGACAATGAGGGTTTTAAGCTCAACGATGATTGAGATAGATGTGAAGTGATCTGACGTATAGGATCCTAATCGAAGAAGACAAAGGAAGACAAAGTTAGGAAACGGCGACAAACCACTAATCGGAGATAGGCTGAGGCGACGAAACCGTAATCAGAAAAGATGAAGGACGATGCTGGCAATTGTGATGGTGGATTCCAAGAATGGTGGTGGATTTCGATAATGTCAGTGATTTTTCGATGAACAGtaaagagagggagagagatagAGCCTTTGATGAGGGAAATATATAGGGTGTGGTGGAACAGtaaagagagggagagagatagAGCCTTTGATGAGGGAAATATATAGGGTGTGGTGGGTTATTAGGggtaagttttttatttttttattttttatttttctagtgAAGTTAATAAAAAGAAAATGGGAAAAAATATAAATGGCAAAAATATCATTTCTCGCACATTTGATTTTGAATTAGACCAAACTcacaacaaaatcaaagttttggaCCGGTGGTGCAAgtccaaaactttttggaccaaagtggtaATTGTCAGCATATAACAGGGACATTTTTTGAGTGTAAACTAACTGTAACTTTTAGCATAGTTTTTAagaattatattttttttgggcTTAGTAATTGATCTAGTTAAAAAGACTAACATATCCTTATTACTTTCATTTAACATCATTATATCCATTACCTCCTCGGCCCTTCTCCTTTATTATGGTTAAAGCCTTTCTACCAGTATACCCTTGTCCGCATTACATCCCACCATAGCCTTTGCTTACACTCATGCAATCATCGTAGAAGGCGAATCGAACCTATCATCCATATATTAAAAGTTTCAACAAAAGTGATAGATTAAGTTGTGTATTCCGATTCCAAACAACTACAAAATGTTGAATTAAGTTGTTCAAGTTCCGAAATTATAACTTTTTCACCATTGTTTTGGAATTATGGGTTGAAGATGTGTAACACCCGGTTTCGAATCGTTTCATTACTCGGGGCCGTGACCCAAAGATCAGTGATCATAAGGCTTCGAGACTTGGGGAGAGAGATATTTATAGCCTTTTTGGATGTGGGTATTATGGGATAGGTGATACGGAAGTTCAgttcgtgttttggagccaaaGTGGTATATTGGTAAAGTGTTAGTCAGGGCTTTTGttgaattttggattttagttcGGGAAGTTTTAAGGAAAGGATGAGTTTATAGAAATGTAGAGCTTCAtgtcacctttccatggatataaggatcgtcgaaatcggacttagaacgaagaagaTATGGCATTTAGAAGATTGAAGGATTGTGGGGCAGcctagtatgtggggcgtactttAGGAGTACACATGGCGTACTAGGCAAGGGAGCCGCAGGTGCTccttggagtacgctgggcataccataGATACACATGGCATACTTGATACTCCAGTTAGACTCAAAATCTAATTGAGGCTCTTGGACCTTACTTAAGCTCGTTAGCCCACCACCAAACCTTATTATCTTCAGTCTCCATCCCTTTAAACCCTAGAAACAAAACCCTAGTCAACATTTGAGTGGTTTTTGAGCTTTTGGTGGTATTTCATGcatttttgtgttcataaataAAAAAGGCGTTTCTTGGAGAAGTGTGGGACTACttgaagcttttggatccagaCTTGTTACATCTTGATCTACCTTCTAGATGTATAAACTTTCAAACTTGTTGACTCTTGGTGTGAGATCTTGTTTAAGGAATGTTTTGGGTTCATTTTGGTCCTTAGAGTCATCCATGTGAGTATAAGCTACTCTATGAGCTTAAAATGTTGGATCTTGGCATTTGTGAGATCCCTTGTTAATAAAAATGCCATCTTGATGAGTTGTGTTGGACAATGCATGAGTTTGGGTGCTTATTATGGATTATTTTAAGGTTTTGGTCCCATTAAGCCATAAAAAAGgggtaaagttgccaactttgcgTGTTAAGACATCTCATAAGGGTCATATCCGAGTTTGGAATTCATTGTCTTAACCACTAAGAGCTTAATGTTGATTTTTGGGTCCCTgacgagtacgttgggcatatgtGGGGGTATGCTCAGTGTAATGCTGAAATTGTGCATCAATCGCCTGTACGTTGTGCTTCATGGCTGAGTATGTGGGACGTACGTCTCTGGTACGCAATGCGTACTCCTCAGAATGGACATTTTGGGCCTTGTAaggtttgggccttattgggtcatTGGACTTTTGACTTTCAGCCATGGATATGCTAAGGGTTTTCTTGGAATTAGGTTCATGATGGTTTTTAGGCCCAACTAGGAagatgggccatattgggccttggTATGCCTTTTATAAAATTGGGATTTTTGAGCAAATGGGCTAGgacttggttttgggccaagtaaggaaagggaaaaatggtcttttaccattTAGGAAGTTGGATTATGAATTGGGCCTCAGATTTTGGGTTATcggattaattattaattaagatggTATTTTGTCAGTTGGTGCGAGGTTAACCGGTTCAACGACCCAAGCATTTAGTTGGTTATCATCAGTTTGAGGTGACTCCTCCTTTTTAGTAttcgtgggttgaaggcaccaaggtcggcacACTAGTTTATGTTATAatgtgatgattgtctttgtgataattatcataTATACCTGTATTTTCTTAACGACTCTATGATTTctattatgatattatgtggtagtattaGGCAGTGAAATAAACCCGAtatccagttgaaatagaccgaagggattgcaagcacccatatatgtttGATAGTATCCGGTTGTGATAGACCTAAGGGGTAGacaagcacccatatatgtttggcattatccggttgaaatagatcgAAGGGAcaggccagcacccaaatatgaatgaaagtatgtttgtttagtatgtggtactttgggggagctcactaagctttgtgcttatggttttcagtttatgtttcaggtacttctggaacAAATGAGAAGGGCCTAGTGTAACTGCActacatccacccatgtttccgcaatCCTCtgatttctgggattgtactacgataattttttttacatcaTTATACTTTTGAATGATTAATAATACCAAATGGTGTTTTtaatggttgaattaaaaatgaaaatttgccTTGCAATTATTGGGAtgtgacaagttggtatcagagccttagtttgagggattcagacatactcttaggtgtgtttgaactcaaactgaggttttggtggatttttttataaaataaatatttattttaaagaaTTTTCTAATAAACGAAaggggtgtgatgtgtgcaatcggccaagctcaagtaagtgaatCCCATAATACATATACGTGTTTgctatgattatatgttatgagaatggcatgctagattagggctaaggatctgctcaagaTTTCATGTTAGGAgatatgcctttatatgcctgattGTTTGAGCTTTTAGAATTACATGTTAGATGGCTCTCAGATGATTGGAGAGAATGGCTTGATTAGTTagtatgttggttagattttccaaTGCATGAATGTTGCTTGAGTCGTGCTTTATGGAACTCCTAGTGACATgggttagctactaagtgaatatgacaagTCACATGTTTcataggttaaataatctcacAGTGATGGAATTGACCCTATtatgcagctcttgtctgagtctaaccgttgtagtgtCGAGTCTTTTACTCGATGTATTATTTGTGCTTTGTATCATGTCATTGTATTCTTGAAATAGTTAGCTAGCATTGGTGGGAGTTCTTTAGCAGCTGATTGGGGGGGGGGGTGAGGTGAGGGATCCTAGAAGAGCTTAGGAAGTGTTTTTTGTTGATTAGTTGCACTTTATAGCGAGTAATTAAAGTagcagtgtcacacccccgaaccagacaacggaaatgtccgagggctatcgtgacttaattgaataccataacattgaatatatatgaaacataacatcattcatcaccatgcattaatatagtacaactgataaagtttacactgagtacattgttttagcattacattcccaaaaataaattgttcggttcatagataaacaaactgcaagccatcactgagtacattttccttcggtttacttgttacctgagaatacaagtattttgaaaaacgtcaacatatgaaatgttggtgagttcataagcggtatttgaaaagcaacgttttgtattgttttgaaaaaaaaaaaaaaaaaaactaccagaaaatccgatattttctgaaaagagtttatgaaaaagtttgtgaagatccataagtatgcttgtttgtttctatagttgtaaaaatagttcattaaacttgtgtacatttcgaaaccgtatgtataaaaaaaccctaggaaaacccgatgttttcctaacactttgaattccatgtagttgttgtaccatcgcggcgtgtgaagtcattgattccaggcgacgtcggattattgcgcatggtgaattgctataaacacgcgttacacaaacgaccagtttacaactatactaacgatcccgtaggcatcGTCCATACTATTCACGCAATCcaaaccgccctgacttcttgtagtcccacatcctaaaagaaagagggcacgaagacctcgataactccgttagtCGATTGGGGATAaaaagagtgcgaagggcccttgacccgactcgcatttgaataaccgactttactagcagtaccaaaggacccttggggaccaatagtataaatgccattgaaagtccctttacgttgtgttggatcatgtaagactcaacaactcgtaaggttgaagtcttcgggcctaaagatcaagccattgggctagctaggcccaacaaacaagattttacacttttgggcccaaaggt encodes:
- the LOC111884528 gene encoding endo-1,3;1,4-beta-D-glucanase, translated to MSGPECSANPPEVNSVFGKGSVEEIGGLKAYITGNRSSDRAILLASDAFGYEGVMLRKLADKMGDTGYLIVVPDFFFGDCYYSTMPPQLRENWLPNHPPEKGCENALKIIAELKTRVSAVGAAGFCWGGMMVIKLAKYEDIKAAVILHPGRLSYNDVNEVRVPVAILGGELDQLCPQEEVEHYRKILAAKPQVESFVKIFRGVGHGWASRYKDDDESAIRSAEEAHTDMLNWFSKHLI